A genomic window from Glycine soja cultivar W05 chromosome 10, ASM419377v2, whole genome shotgun sequence includes:
- the LOC114370265 gene encoding heat stress transcription factor A-7a-like, protein MNYMYQVKEEYLESSPSSSYQLGGEFPAKPIEGLHDTGPPPFLTKTFDVVDDPVTNHVVSWSRDGTSFVVWDPNTFSTSLLPRYFKHNNFSSFVRQLNTYGFRKIDPDKWEFANEGFIRGHRHLLRNIRRRKAPSQLTQGHHCVEVGRFDLDKEIDRLRHDKLVLLMELVNLRKQQQKARMYIQEMEQRLQGTEIKQKQMMAFLARAIKNPTFIHQLLQKEKSKELEEAFTKKRRQIEQGARGFGESSSVKVEALEFGDSEFGISELEMLAREMQGFGKGGIDREVGPEALESQERLDRVLDEEFWEELLFSEKFEGRLDIPTAEDKDEDVIKVLANQLDLLDSSH, encoded by the exons atGAATTATATGTATCAAGTGAAAGAAGAATACTTAGaatcatcaccatcatcatcatatcAATTAGGTGGTGAATTTCCAGCAAAGCCAATTGAAGGACTTCATGACACGGGACCCCCGCCATTCCTGACCAAAACTTTTGATGTTGTGGATGATCCTGTTACCAATCATGTAGTTTCTTGGAGCAGAGATGGCACAAGCTTTGTGGTTTGGGATCCAAATACCTTCTCTACAAGTCTTCTTCCCAGATACTTCAAGCACAACAATTTCTCAAGCTTTGTCAGGCAACTAAACACTTAT GGTTTTAGAAAAATTGATCCAGACAAATGGGAGTTTGCAAATGAAGGATTCATCAGAGGGCACAGGCACTTGTTAAGAAACATAAGGAGAAGGAAGGCACCTTCCCAACTAACACAAGGTCACCACTGTGTTGAGGTTGGACGTTTTGACTTAGACAAGGAGATTGATCGTTTGAGGCATGACAAGCTGGTGTTGCTTATGGAGCTTGTGAATCTAAGAAAGCAGCAACAGAAAGCCAGAATGTACATTCAGGAGATGGAGCAAAGGTTACAAGGGACAGAAATCAAGCAGAAACAAATGATGGCATTCTTAGCTAGAGCTATAAAAAATCCAACCTTCATACACCAACTCCTTCAGAAAGAGAAGAGTAAGGAGCTTGAAGAAGCTTTCACCAAAAAGAGAAGGCAAATTGAGCAAGGAGCTAGAGGGTTTGGAGAATCAAGCAGTGTTAAAGTTGAGGCTTTAGAATTTGGAGATAGTGAATTTGGAATATCAGAGTTGGAAATGTTAGCTAGGGAAATGCAAGGTTTTGGAAAGGGAGGGATAGATCGGGAGGTAGGACCTGAGGCACTAGAATCACAAGAGAGGCTGGATAGAGTACTTGATGAAGAGTTTTGGGAAGAACTATTGTTTAGTGAGAAATTTGAGGGTCGATTAGATATTCCAACTGCTGAAGATAAAGATGAAGATGTTATCAAAGTGTTGGCCAATCAACTTGATCTTTTGGATTCAAGTCATTAA
- the LOC114370643 gene encoding protein indeterminate-domain 12-like, whose amino-acid sequence MFPAVMSNSNSWSEEATVSCGTRITGLNHVVTTTISPQQPQKIKKKRNLPGNPDPDAEVIALSPKTLLATNRFVCEICNKGFQRDQNLQLHRRGHNLPWKLKQRSNKDVKKKAYVCPEPSCVHHNPSRALGDLTGIKKHYCRKHGEKKWKCEKCSKIYAVQSDWKAHSKTCGTREYRCDCGTLFSRKDSFITHRAFCDALAEESARLSANQLATNTTTNPLVHSLFLLPTQQRNNNNNINFINPWDPNPNPSNLTTLHNNNIKPESHNFHIPNTSTNNNNNISSSLLHHHQQPNKRIITSPYRDLHVRTQPHSNAATSAHLSATALLQKAATVGAAAITGPTLMTQLSMAELGAVSTQLDSVPMTVPLPPDQRYMNMRGLKNNNNDGLTRDFLGLTNGSAVDVSIDVKDMLTFTAGSIEYNHRHQQQQSYEHHHSHNNLLFKPQQGFGFLGTTTGPESWGNCE is encoded by the exons ATGTTCCCTGCAGTTATGTCCAATTCCAATTCCTGGTCCGAAGAGGCCACTGTCTCCTGTGGTACAAGAATCACTGGACTCAATCACGTTGTCACAACAACCATTTCTCCACAACAACCTcaaaagatcaagaaaaagagaaacctCCCTGGAAACCCTg ACCCAGATGCTGAAGTGATTGCTTTGTCACCGAAGACTCTTCTAGCTACCAATAGATTTGTGTGTGAGATCTGCAACAAGGGTTTCCAGAGAGATCAGAACCTTCAGCTTCATAGGAGAGGGCATAACCTCCCATGGAAGCTGAAGCAAAGGAGCAACAAAGACGTGAAAAAGAAGGCATATGTTTGCCCTGAGCCTTCATGCGTTCACCACAACCCTTCAAGGGCTTTGGGGGACCTCACAGGAATTAAGAAACACTATTGCAGAAAACATGGAGAGAAGAAGTGGAAATGTGAAAAGTGCTCAAAGATCTATGCTGTTCAGTCAGATTGGAAAGCTCACTCCAAAACCTGTGGTACTAGAGAATATAGATGTGATTGTGGAACCCTTTTTTCCAG GAAGGACAGCTTCATAACTCACAGAGCATTCTGTGATGCATTGGCTGAAGAAAGTGCAAGACTCTCAGCAAACCAATTAGCCACCAACACCACCACAAATCCATTAGTTCACTCCCTCTTCCTTCTCCCAACCCAACAAcgcaacaacaataacaacatcaacttcATCAATCCCTGGGacccaaaccctaaccctagcAACCTCACCACTCTccacaataacaacatcaaaccTGAATCTCACAACTTCCACATCCCCAACACCagcaccaacaacaacaacaacatttcCTCTTCATTACTTCATCATCATCAGCAACCCAACAAGAGAATAATAACCTCACCCTACCGTGACCTCCACGTGAGAACACAACCCCACTCCAACGCTGCCACGTCAGCACACCTCTCAGCCACTGCGCTGCTGCAGAAGGCCGCGACCGTCGGTGCCGCCGCCATCACGGGCCCCACTCTCATGACTCAGCTCAGCATGGCGGAGTTAGGAGCCGTGTCAACTCAGCTCGACTCGGTGCCGATGACGGTGCCGCTGCCGCCCGATCAACGCTACATGAACATGAGAGGCCTCAAGAATAATAACAATGACGGTCTCACGAGGGACTTTCTCGGTCTCACCAACGGCAGCGCGGTGGACGTTAGCATCGACGTCAAGGATATGCTAACGTTCACCGCGGGGAGCATAGAGTACAACCATCGCCACCAGCAACAACAATCCTACGAGCACCATCACAGTCATAATAACTTGCTTTTCAAGCCCCAACAAGGTTTTGGATTCCTTGGGACAACCACTGGCCCCGAATCCTGGGGAAATTGTGAGTAA